Proteins encoded together in one Labeo rohita strain BAU-BD-2019 chromosome 21, IGBB_LRoh.1.0, whole genome shotgun sequence window:
- the pde6b gene encoding rod cGMP-specific 3',5'-cyclic phosphodiesterase subunit beta, which produces MSVKKEDVEKFLDGNQDFARSYFDKKLKPGAVASIMRIPESKVDVDSFKDICSVEEGGLFYDLITDMQENVNMEKVIFKILKRISALIHADRCSLFMYRQRNGIAELATRLFNVNENSELDDCVVPPDSEIVFPLDIGIVGHVAQTKKNINVKDVTQNSHFSSFVDELTEYTTRNLLATPIMNGKDVVAVIMAVNKTNGPYFTDEDEDLFLKYLKVGSLNLKIFHLSYLHNCETRKGQLLLWSANKVFEELTDIERQFHKALYTVRAYLNCDRYSVGLLDMTKEKEFFDIWPVLMGEQPPYSGPVTPDGREIIFYKIIDYILHGKEDIKVIPNPPADHWALVSGLPTYVAESGFICNIMNAAADETFNFQTEALDSSGWTIKNVLSLPIVNKKEEIVGVATFYNRKDGKPFDDHDEQLMEALTQFLGWSVLNTDTYDKMNKLENRKDIAQDMVLYHVKCRDDEIQNILKTREYFDREPRDCEEEELLEILKKELPGPNKFEIYAFHFSDFDCTELDLVTCGIQMYYEVGVVKKFQVPQEVLVRFMYSVSKGYRKITYHNWRHGFNVGQTMFTLLTTGKLKRYYTDLEVMAMITAGFLHDIDHRGTNNLYQVKSQNPLAKLHGSSILERHHLEFGKFLLADESLNIFQNLNRRQMEHVIHLIDIAIIATDLALYFKKRTMFQKIVDLSETYEEQKKWVDFMSLETTRKEIVMAMMMTACDLSAITKPWEVQSKVALSVAAEFWEQGDLERTVLEQQPIPMMDRNKAAELPKLQCGFIDFVCTFVYKEFSRFHPEIQPMYDGILNNRMHWKARQEEYEAKLKEMEEAVKARQEAAAKNAANSNSTSGSGSGSKTCSIC; this is translated from the exons ATGAGTGTCAAAAAGGAAGACGTGGAGAAGTTCCTGGATGGAAATCAAGATTTTGCCAGGAGCTATTTCGACAAAAAGCTCAAACCTGGTGCCGTGGCCTCGATCATGCGAATACCAGAGTCTAAAGTGGATGTGGACAGTTTTAAGGACATCTGCTCGGTAGAGGAGGGAGGGTTATTCTACGATCTCATTACAGACATGCAGGAGAACGTCAATATGGAGAAGGTGATTTTTAAGATTCTGAAGCGGATCAGCGCTCTGATCCACGCCGACCGATGTAGCCTGTTCATGTATCGACAGAGGAACGGCATCGCTGAGCTGGCTACTCGTCTCTTCAACGTTAATGAAAATTCTGAGCTGGACGACTGTGTGGTGCCTCCAGACTCTGAGATCGTCTTCCCTCTGGACATCGGTATAGTAGGACATGTGGCTCAAACCAAGAAGAACATCAATGTGAAGGATGTTACACAG AATAGTCACTTCAGCTCATTCGTCGACGAACTTACTGAATACACCACACGCAACCTCTTGGCCACACCTATCATGAATGGAAAGGACGTCGTAGCCGTCATCATGGCAGTCAACAAGACTAATGGACCCTATTTCACAGATGAAGATGAGGAT ctttttttaaagtatctgaAAGTTGGCTCTCTGAACCTGAAGATCTTTCATCTGAGCTACCTTCATAACTGTGAAACCCGAAAAGGACAG CTGCTGTTGTGGTCAGCTAACAAGGTGTTTGAAGAGCTCACAGACATTGAACGACAGTTTCACAAAGCTTTGTACACAGTACGAGCCTATCTCAACTGTGACAGGTACTCCGTGGGCCTTCTGGACATGACCAAGGAAAAG GAGTTCTTTGATATTTGGCCTGTGTTGATGGGAGAGCAGCCACCTTATTCTGGCCCCGTTACTCCTGATGGAAGG GAAATCATTTTCTAcaaaattattgattatattttacACGGAAAAGAGGACATCAAGGTCATACC aaaTCCACCAGCAGATCATTGGGCTTTGGTTAGTGGATTACCTACATATGTAGCAGAGAGTGGATTT ATTTGTAACATCATGAATGCAGCAGCAGATGAAACGTTCAACtttcag ACGGAAGCTCTGGATAGCAGTGGATGGACCATCAAGAATGTGCTGTCCTTGCCAATTGtcaacaaaaaagaagaaattgttggcGTTGCAACTTTCTACAACAGGAAGGATGGCAAACCATTCGATGACCATGATGAACAACTCATGGAG GCTTTGACACAGTTTCTGGGCTGGTCGGTGCTTAACACAGACACCTATGACAAAATGAACAAGCTGGAGAACAGGAAGGACATTGCCCAGGACATGGTGCTGTACCATGTCAAATGTCGAGATGATGAGATTCAAAACATCCTT AAAACAAGAGAATATTTTGACAGAGAACCAAGAGACTGTGAGGAGGAAGAGCTTTTGGAGATTCTG AAAAAAGAGCTGCCTGGTCCAAATAAGTTTGAGATCTACGCGTTCCATTTTTCAGACTTTGATTGCACTGAACTGGATCTTGTAACATGTGGGATCCAGATGTACTATGAAGTTGGAGTGGTTAAAAAGTTCCAGGTCCCTCAGGAG GTTTTGGTGAGATTCATGTACTCAGTCAGCAAAGGCTACAGGAAAATCACCTACCACAACTGGCGCCATGGCTTCAATGTTGGGCAAACCATGTTCACTTTACTCACG ACAGGCAAACTGAAGCGGTATTACACAGATTTGGAGGTGATGGCTATGATCACTGCTGGCTTCCTGCATGATATCGACCACAGAGGCACAAATAATCTCTACCAAGTGAA GTCCCAAAATCCTCTAGCCAAGCTGCATGGATCCTCCATTCTAGAGAGGCATCACTTGGAATTTGGCAAATTCTTGTTAGCTGACGAG tcaTTAAACATCTTCCAAAATCTCAACAGAAGACAAATGGAGCATGTCATCCACCTCATTGACATTGCCATTATTGCAACTGATCTTGCCTTGTACTTCAA AAAGAGAACAATGTTCCAGAAAATTGTGGATCTCTCTGAGACATATGAAGAACAGAAGAAGTGGGTGGACTTCATGTCTCTTGAAACGACAAGGAAAGAAATTGTAAT GGCCATGATGATGACAGCATGTGACCTCTCAGCTATCACAAAACCATGGGAGGTGCAGAGCAAG GTCGCTCTCTCTGTAGCAGCTGAATTCTGGGAGCAGGGTGATCTTGAGAGGACTGTTCTTGAGCAACAACCTATC CCCATGATGGACAGGAACAAAGCTGCGGAGCTGCCAAAGCTTCAGTGTGGTTTTATTGACTTTGTCTGTACTTTTGTCTACAAG gagTTCTCTCGTTTTCACCCCGAGATTCAGCCAATGTATGATGGCATTCTGAACAACCGGATGCATTGGAAAGCAAGGCAGGAAGAATACGAGGCAAAACTAAAGGAAATGGAGGAGGCAGTTAAGGCCAGGCAGGAAGCAGCTGCCAAAAATG CTGCAAATTCCAACAGCACCAGTGGATCAGGATCAGGGTCAAAGACCTGCTCTATCTGCTAG
- the si:dkey-30k6.5 gene encoding zinc finger protein 345, giving the protein MTAVINELLSSVMGVLVESVVSELSKHLSDFTTVLSEEWKRNKGTAVNKNRLKQANQAKTKEFADFMELLSKATVETMVRLIHDRISAQVLETTAKSQLLKQDKLNEGQSVTSEPENSVLLEPEQSKDYELESEHHENSGHAANQYQQLSSAPTDILAGSLSLNESQPSTSTNVAAEERQEPVICESCGVSFNDVALLNIHNALHKERPFNCLTCGNTFKMMKCLMKHQRFHTTPDLSIEFEATLNEEEFIVQLETCDSVSTSLETLEVTTQEILQNNLDSEDVSCAVLESSQYTTESLVQGLNITIENTDNQHTATPNTDMQSIKQSNDGLFRCKTCGKCFELRWKFINHVRAHVKHYKCSHCDKRFTMRSCLVRHAAMHTGAQLFKCDICSKSFVFQASLEKHKRLHTAEKTVTCPNCQKVFPGKRSFGRHRCKAVETLYSCPVCDKQFKIKQNMLDHQTLHTGEKPYCCEICGAFYSCERYLKNHQKSHIEKTYDYPCELCDKRFSARKHLQAHMLVHTREKRYTCDVCDKKFATSGNLNRHKAGHTGVKLYGCPICLKRYTTAYALKMHMHKHTSSKPFLCDVCGKGFTSSDYMKRHKRIIHAGRRDCVCSICNKAFIFPSSLNQHMLIHTGEKHHERLVSPLLKKFSCDHCQKKFYSQAALTVHQRVHTKEKPYSCEVCGKRFGYSSSIQMHMRIHTGERPFGCDVCGKTFNQAVHLRTHQRVHTGLKSFSCESCGKKFVDHRNLKQHKCKYTM; this is encoded by the exons ATGACGGCAGTAATTAACGAGTTACTGTCCTCCGTTATGGGGGTATTAGTTGAAAGTGTCGTGTCGGAGTTGAGCAAACATCTCTCTGACTTCACGACTGTCTTATCTGAGGAGTGGAAGCGCAACAAAGGGACTGCAGTGAACAAAAACAGACTTAAACAGGCGAATCAAGCCAAAACT AAGGAGTTTGCTGATTTCATGGAGCTGTTGAGTAAAGCCACAGTGGAGACAATGGTGAGACTGATTCATGATCGCATCTCAGCTCAAGTACTGGAAACTACAGCAAAGTCCCAGCTCTTGAAACAAGACAAACTAAATG AGGGTCAATCAGTCACATCTGAGCCAGAAAATAGTGTGCTTCTTGAGCCTGAGCAGAGCAAGGATTATGAACTGGAATCGGAGCATCATGAAAACTCTGGACATGCAGCAAATCAGTACCAACAGCTGTCATCTGCACCCACAGATATTCTGGCAGGCAGTTTAAGTTTGAATGAAAGCCAGCCTTCTACAAGCACAAATGTAGCAGCTGAGGAGAGACAGGAGCCTGTAATTTGCGAGTCCTGTGGAGTATCTTTCAATGACGTGGCTCTGCTAAACATTCACAATGCTTTACACAAAGAAAGACCTTTCAATTGTTTGACATGTGGAAATACtttcaaaatgatgaaatgCTTGATGAAACACCAGAGATTTCACACAACGCCGGATTTGAGTATCGAGTTCGAAGCTACTCTGAATGAAGAAGAATTCATTGTGCAGCTCGAAACCTGTGATTCGGTCAGTACATCTCTGGAAACACTAGAGGTCACCACTCAAG AAATTCTCCAGAATAACTTGGACAGTGAAGACGTATCTTGTGCTGTTTTGGAAAGCAGTCAGTACACGACCGAATCGCTTGTGCAAGGTTTAAACATTACCATTGAAAACACAGACAACCAGCACACCGCCACACCTAACACAGATATGCAATCGATAAAGCAGTCGAATGATGGATTGTTCCGATGCAAAACCTGCGGGAAGTGTTTTGAACTGAGGTGGAAGTTCATCAACCACGTTCGGGCTCATgtgaaacattacaaatgttcGCATTGCGACAAGCGCTTTACTATGAGAAGCTGCCTCGTCAGACACGCAGCCATGCACACTGGAGCTCAGCTATTCAAATGTGATATATGCTCTAAGTCTTTTGTATTTCAAGCCTCTCTGGAAAAACACAAACGCCTTCATACGGCCGAAAAGACGGTTACGTGTCCAAACTGTCAGAAGGTTTTTCCCGGCAAACGCTCGTTCGGCAGACACAGATGCAAAGCGGTCGAAACACTCTACAGCTGTCCCGTATGCGACAAgcagtttaaaattaaacaaaacatgctTGACCACCAAACACTGCATACTGGCGAGAAGCCATACTGTTGCGAAATCTGTGGTGCTTTTTATAGCTGCGAGCGATATTTGAAAAATCACCAGAAGAGTCACATTGAGAAAACCTACGACTATCCGTGCGAACTCTGCGATAAGCGCTTCAGCGCTCGCAAGCATTTGCAAGCACATATGCTCGTTCACACGAGGGAAAAGCGATACACTTGCGACGTATGCGATAAGAAGTTCGCCACCTCTGGAAACCTCAACAGGCACAAAGCCGGCCACACGGGAGTGAAGCTGTACGGTTGCCCGATATGTTTAAAAAGGTACACCACAGCGTACGCCCTAAAAATGCAtatgcacaaacacacttcAAGCAAACCGTTTCTTTGTGACGTTTGCGGAAAGGGATTCACCAGTTCAGACTACATGAAGAGGCACAAGCGAATCATTCACGCAGGAAGGAGGGATTGTGTGTGTTCGATCTGTAACAAGGCCTTCATATTCCCCAGTTCTCTTAATCAGCACATGCTTATACATACAGGAGAGAAGCATCATGAGCGACTGGTCAGTCCTTTGTTGAAGAAGTTCAGCTGCGATCATtgtcaaaaaaagttttactcaCAAGCCGCCCTTACGGTACACCAAAGGGTTCACACTAAGGAAAAACCGTATAGTTGTGAGGTTTGTGGAAAGAGGTTTGGGTATTCGAGCAGTATTCAGATGCACATGAGAATTCATACGGGGGAGAGACCTTTTGGTTGTGACGTTTGTGGTAAGACGTTCAATCAGGCTGTGCATCTGAGGACCCATCAG
- the rbp4l gene encoding retinol binding protein 4, like: MEYYKFALLVVFLSYVERCWSSSCVVDSFTVKDDFDPKRYAGKWYAQQKKDPEGLFLQDNISAEYTIDDDGTMTASSKGRVTLFGFWVVCADMAAQYSVPDPTTPGKMFMNYQGLASYLSSGGDNYWVIDTDYDNYAITYACRTLKDDGTCEDGYALVFSRNPRGLPPAIQRVVRQKQDEICMAGQFQPVLQSGAC; this comes from the exons ATGGAATACTACAAATTTGCACTGCTGGTGGTTTTCCTGTCCTACGTTGAGCGCTGCTGGTCTTCCTCCTGCGTTGTGGACAGCTTTACAGTCAAGGATGACTTTGACCCCAAGAGA TATGCAGGCAAATGGTACGCTCAGCAGAAAAAAGACCCAGAGGGACTCTTCCTCCAGGACAACATCTCTGCCGAATACACCATTGATGATGACGGCACCATGACTGCCTCTTCCAAGGGCCGCGTAACTCTTTTCGG ATTCTGGGTTGTGTGTGCTGACATGGCCGCCCAGTACAGTGTTCCTGACCCTACCACTCCTGGCAAGATGTTCATGAACTATCAGGGCCTGGCTAGCTATCTGTCCAGTGGAG GTGATAACTACTGGGTCATTGACACTGACTACGACAACTACGCTATCACCTATGCTTGCCGCACTCTGAAGGATGATGGCACATGCGAGGATGGCTATGCCCTGGTCTTCTCACGCAACCCCCGTGGTCTGCCTCCGGCAATCCAGCGCGTCGTCCGCCAGAAACAAGACGAGATCTGCATGGCTGGTCAGTTCCAGCCCGTCCTGCAGTCTG GGGCTTGCTAA
- the hspb9l gene encoding heat shock protein beta-11 gives MLCPSTFQPHLSPFMDFHWPVRSLWPETRPLFFQIEQEMMRHMQEMRHNLEFMERLHQRIFDEIDHVSPMTTFKPISFQIGKEGSHYALMLDTKDFSPEELSVKQVGRKLRVSGKTEKKQDDGKGSFSYRCQEFRQEFDLPEGVNPEMVTCSLNNGQLQIQAPKEASAASNERVVPITYTPAVKSPAPQSPQPQLESQAAETEATNN, from the coding sequence ATGCTTTGCCCAAGCACATTTCAGCCTCACCTCAGCCCATTCATGGACTTCCACTGGCCAGTGCGCAGTCTGTGGCCAGAGACcagacctctgttttttcagatcGAGCAAGAAATGATGAGACACATGCAGGAGATGAGACACAACCTGGAGTTCATGGAACGCCTGCACCAAAGGATTTTCGACGAGATCGACCACGTTTCACCCATGACGACTTTTAAACCCATCTCATTCCAGATCGGAAAGGAAGGAAGCCACTACGCGCTGATGCTAGACACAAAGGATTTCTCTCCAGAGGAGCTGTCTGTTAAACAAGTTGGCAGGAAGCTGAGAGTGAGCGGCAAGACAGAGAAGAAGCAGGACGACGGGAAAGGATCATTCTCGTACAGATGCCAAGAATTCAGGCAGGAGTTTGACCTTCCTGAAGGTGTGAATCCTGAGATggtgacctgctctttaaataaTGGCCAGCTACAGATACAAGCACCCAAAGAAGCCAGTGCTGCGAGCAACGAGAGAGTGGTTCCCATTACATACACTCCTGCTGTGAAAAGTCCTGCTCCTCAAAGCCCTCAACCTCAACTTGAGAGCCAAGCAGCTGAGACAGAGGCTACAAATAATTGA